A region from the Oceaniferula marina genome encodes:
- a CDS encoding fused MFS/spermidine synthase, with translation MISPSRRLITVALFLFFSGFCSLAYQVVWLREFRLVFGGSTLAASAVLAVFMGALGAGSWFLGRKADQTKTPGRFYARLEFLIGLSVLMSPVLLGLGQKLYYMTGGLQSLGTWALVLQMLISIWVMGLPCFLMGGTLPAAIRLVQTDEDEVRQSSAALYGLNIAGAVCGAYVTNFYLLEAWGNTQALLLAAGVNLLLGGVAYWLVALGEGKRKQATAGEEKGSGAETRNAWGLYSLAGLSGFLFFVFEILWFRSSIPLLGGSVYNFGLILVVVLLGMSLGGVVYSQMLNYVRPSYGLLALVSVCFALAMALPYIWGDGFARFCNVLQNGYMGYPFGDRLWVWFVIAGLLVFPASMVAGIQFPLILSLVGRGRQGVGRQLGNVYAFNTAGAVLGSILGGFVLVPGLGISVSWFWAVILALAVALLVVLGSYRMREWKTASLAAVLAGMTVLGLIQGSGLSVYWLQNPIGFGRSAIHPNESLVEIEHEKREMKRDTIYQFDGREMSGSLAVGMDMALLSNGKSDGTALGDAGTQIMLPMLGALLHPGEPKQACVIGVGTGTSVGWLAEVESIESVDVFELEPHLLECARYYASVNHDMVNHPKVNVVIGDARESLMTSKGKRYDLIASEPSNPQRVGVANLYTQDYYRSVSDKLQDDGLFMQWLQAYEIEVESVELILVTLRSVFPHVCAYQTLGGDVVVVCSKQKRKWSLTKMRQKFAQYPFKLGVDYAWGVRSIEGVLAHAIAGSKYVDELASRNDAINTDDQNLLEFRVARTGGSSVLEHPIHEILNEAMKRGMVLDDYDGQLNEERYAYAMATVAMTMERNTGIWKGVDWFDSETAIERHQLLKQLGNRLKQDQGYSFDPVNSVEEIIWARTLVQAKHERSLEYCERFKESMPLDYHALRLVYFWGTSNTSAEDREIKALINSLNHHIWCLRGHVELCLKQLIQRLENPEQMKGQEQALLEKMEKPFNTYLAETYRMRLRWTLAKRLEAEDLLPVILDYEPHFPFSDEAMLRKRVEVYRELNHENLPAAERDLELYKLWQ, from the coding sequence ATGATATCCCCCTCCCGACGGCTCATTACGGTGGCCCTGTTTTTATTTTTTTCCGGCTTTTGTTCCTTGGCGTATCAGGTGGTGTGGCTACGCGAATTTCGATTGGTGTTTGGAGGTTCGACCTTGGCTGCTTCGGCGGTGCTGGCGGTGTTTATGGGGGCATTGGGTGCTGGGAGTTGGTTCTTGGGTCGAAAAGCGGATCAGACGAAGACGCCGGGGAGGTTTTATGCCAGGCTCGAGTTCTTGATTGGTCTTAGTGTGCTGATGAGTCCTGTTCTATTGGGCTTGGGGCAAAAGTTGTATTACATGACGGGTGGGCTTCAGTCATTGGGGACGTGGGCACTTGTGTTGCAGATGTTGATTTCGATATGGGTGATGGGTCTGCCGTGTTTTTTGATGGGGGGAACCTTGCCCGCTGCGATTCGTCTAGTGCAAACAGACGAAGATGAGGTGAGGCAGTCGAGTGCTGCGCTGTATGGCTTGAATATTGCCGGTGCCGTTTGTGGGGCGTATGTGACGAATTTTTATTTATTGGAAGCGTGGGGGAACACACAGGCGTTGCTATTGGCTGCTGGGGTCAACTTGCTGCTTGGCGGGGTAGCGTATTGGCTGGTTGCGTTGGGGGAAGGAAAACGGAAACAGGCAACAGCGGGTGAAGAAAAAGGTTCGGGAGCAGAGACTCGCAATGCCTGGGGGCTGTATTCTCTTGCTGGACTGAGTGGCTTTTTGTTTTTTGTGTTTGAAATCCTCTGGTTTCGCTCATCAATTCCACTGTTGGGTGGATCTGTTTACAACTTTGGATTGATCCTAGTTGTGGTGTTGCTGGGAATGAGTCTGGGGGGCGTGGTATACTCGCAGATGTTGAATTATGTCAGGCCGAGTTACGGCTTGTTGGCCTTGGTCTCGGTGTGTTTTGCTTTGGCGATGGCTCTGCCTTATATTTGGGGTGATGGATTTGCCCGGTTTTGCAATGTGCTGCAGAATGGATACATGGGTTATCCTTTTGGCGATCGTTTGTGGGTCTGGTTTGTGATCGCCGGCTTGTTGGTTTTTCCGGCTTCGATGGTGGCTGGGATTCAGTTTCCTTTGATCCTTTCTCTGGTCGGAAGAGGCCGGCAGGGTGTTGGTCGGCAACTTGGCAACGTCTATGCCTTTAATACCGCCGGGGCGGTTCTGGGATCGATTTTGGGTGGTTTTGTTTTGGTGCCAGGCTTGGGGATATCTGTGAGTTGGTTTTGGGCGGTGATACTTGCTTTGGCTGTGGCTCTGCTTGTGGTGCTGGGGAGTTATCGGATGCGTGAATGGAAGACGGCTTCATTGGCTGCTGTTTTGGCTGGCATGACGGTGCTGGGTTTGATTCAGGGGAGCGGCTTGTCGGTTTATTGGTTGCAGAACCCGATTGGCTTTGGGCGTTCTGCTATTCATCCCAATGAAAGCTTAGTGGAGATTGAGCATGAAAAACGAGAGATGAAGCGGGATACGATCTATCAGTTTGATGGTCGTGAGATGTCAGGATCTTTGGCGGTGGGAATGGACATGGCATTGCTAAGTAATGGAAAAAGTGACGGAACTGCCTTGGGAGATGCGGGAACGCAAATCATGCTTCCCATGTTAGGTGCTTTGCTTCACCCAGGAGAGCCGAAACAGGCATGCGTGATTGGTGTGGGAACTGGAACTTCGGTTGGTTGGTTGGCAGAGGTAGAGAGTATTGAGTCGGTTGATGTGTTTGAACTCGAACCTCATCTACTTGAATGCGCTAGGTATTACGCTTCTGTGAACCATGACATGGTGAACCATCCGAAGGTGAATGTTGTGATTGGGGATGCCCGCGAGAGTCTGATGACAAGCAAGGGCAAACGCTATGATCTGATTGCCTCCGAGCCGTCCAATCCTCAGCGGGTTGGGGTGGCCAATCTGTACACACAGGATTATTATCGATCGGTTTCCGATAAGTTGCAGGACGACGGGCTATTTATGCAATGGCTGCAGGCCTATGAAATTGAAGTAGAGAGTGTAGAGCTTATATTGGTGACCCTTCGCTCGGTGTTTCCGCACGTGTGCGCCTACCAGACCTTGGGTGGGGATGTTGTCGTTGTATGCAGCAAACAAAAACGGAAATGGAGTTTAACCAAGATGCGCCAGAAGTTTGCGCAATATCCCTTTAAGCTGGGGGTAGATTATGCTTGGGGGGTGAGGTCGATCGAGGGTGTGCTGGCGCATGCGATTGCAGGTTCGAAATATGTCGACGAATTGGCTTCTAGGAATGATGCAATCAATACCGATGATCAAAACCTGCTCGAGTTCAGGGTGGCCCGAACCGGGGGCTCGAGCGTTCTTGAGCACCCTATCCATGAGATCTTGAATGAAGCCATGAAACGGGGAATGGTGCTCGATGACTACGATGGTCAACTTAATGAAGAGCGCTATGCCTATGCAATGGCCACGGTTGCCATGACCATGGAAAGGAATACCGGAATATGGAAGGGCGTGGATTGGTTTGATAGTGAAACAGCGATTGAGAGGCACCAGTTGCTGAAGCAGTTGGGGAATAGGCTTAAGCAAGACCAAGGTTATTCCTTTGATCCGGTCAATTCGGTGGAAGAGATTATCTGGGCCAGGACGTTGGTGCAGGCCAAGCATGAGCGAAGCTTGGAATACTGCGAGCGATTTAAAGAAAGTATGCCACTGGATTATCACGCTCTTCGGCTTGTCTATTTTTGGGGTACGAGCAATACCTCTGCAGAAGATAGGGAGATCAAGGCTTTGATCAACTCATTGAACCATCACATTTGGTGCTTGCGGGGACATGTCGAGTTGTGTTTGAAGCAGCTGATTCAGCGTTTGGAAAATCCTGAGCAAATGAAAGGCCAGGAACAAGCGCTGCTTGAGAAAATGGAAAAACCATTCAATACCTACCTTGCCGAAACCTATCGGATGAGATTGCGCTGGACGCTGGCGAAACGTCTTGAAGCTGAGGACTTGCTACCAGTCATCCTTGATTACGAACCCCACTTTCCATTTAGCGATGAAGCAATGCTTCGAAAGCGGGTAGAGGTGTACCGTGAGTTGAATCATGAAAACCTGCCTGCTGCCGAGCGGGATTTGGAGTTATATAAGCTCTGGCAGTAG
- a CDS encoding tetratricopeptide repeat protein: MATPSDLSRSNHWTWTDLAALIVVGVVAALPFLQVGSFAFLNYDDPMHVAAQPAVLSGLNAQSGVWAMTATPSNLWHPLTWLSYMLEVSWFGGGADSPGVHHWGNVILHLGATLGFYILLRLLKVSTWVAALVALLFSLHPLHVEPVAWISSRKDVLYAFLAMASLACYCWAKQKNLKSAYGLTAVLLTLALCSKPSAVVVPVLYLLLDVWMSDREGDRSPILRQFCGSLKRNWMYFLLSFVVAVVAILVQYAGSHHAFMGQQGLWERLSYLPASVSFYLQHSLYPRYLTFEYAYPEGIRYGVLTVCGVLVLLLVGYGVLTRGGLVRMRYRSGVIGLLWFLVCLAPVLGVFYVGSGFSADRYSYLALAGLAVPVALYLDALQRGLRNMSIAVLSMIVVFFALLSFKQSKVWQDDAALFTHGVKVEPRSGTAHTNLATLYRMQGEDDLALVHYQKALRLHASQHIVCYNMAQIYAGRSEWGEAVHWCRQSIKQYPDYARAHNLLGRLLQKRGGSFSEVLASYERAYQLDPERVRFAMDYARNLARAKRYTEAKEVLLDTLNRDKGSRLEREQITAMLQRLETYR, encoded by the coding sequence ATGGCAACACCTTCCGACCTTTCTCGATCCAACCATTGGACATGGACGGATCTGGCTGCTTTGATTGTGGTTGGTGTTGTGGCAGCACTCCCTTTTTTACAAGTGGGTAGTTTTGCTTTTTTGAATTATGATGATCCGATGCATGTGGCTGCCCAGCCTGCGGTGTTGTCGGGTTTGAACGCTCAAAGTGGTGTGTGGGCAATGACGGCAACACCATCGAATCTATGGCATCCATTGACCTGGCTCTCTTACATGCTTGAGGTGTCTTGGTTTGGCGGTGGCGCGGATTCTCCGGGAGTGCACCATTGGGGGAATGTTATTTTGCATCTTGGAGCGACCCTTGGTTTTTATATTTTGCTCCGGTTGCTGAAGGTTTCGACTTGGGTTGCGGCACTGGTGGCATTGCTTTTTTCCCTGCACCCCTTGCATGTTGAACCGGTTGCATGGATATCTTCGCGCAAAGATGTGTTGTATGCGTTTCTTGCCATGGCATCGCTGGCTTGTTATTGTTGGGCGAAACAGAAAAACCTGAAGTCGGCTTATGGACTCACTGCTGTGTTGCTGACCCTTGCCTTGTGTTCCAAGCCGTCTGCCGTGGTGGTTCCGGTTTTGTATCTATTACTGGATGTGTGGATGTCCGACAGGGAGGGAGATCGTTCTCCTATTCTGCGACAGTTCTGCGGTAGCTTGAAAAGAAACTGGATGTATTTTTTATTATCTTTCGTGGTGGCAGTGGTGGCTATTTTGGTTCAATACGCGGGGAGTCATCATGCATTTATGGGACAACAGGGGCTCTGGGAGCGACTGTCGTATCTGCCGGCATCGGTCTCGTTTTATCTTCAGCACAGTTTGTATCCCAGGTATCTGACGTTCGAGTATGCGTATCCTGAAGGAATCAGGTATGGAGTTTTAACGGTCTGTGGAGTGTTGGTTTTATTGTTGGTTGGCTATGGGGTTCTGACTCGAGGGGGGCTGGTTCGGATGCGCTACCGGAGTGGAGTGATTGGTTTGTTATGGTTTTTGGTTTGTTTGGCGCCTGTGTTAGGCGTTTTTTATGTTGGTTCCGGGTTTTCAGCGGATCGGTATAGCTATTTAGCGTTAGCAGGCCTGGCTGTGCCGGTGGCACTCTATCTGGACGCGTTGCAGCGGGGGCTGAGGAACATGTCGATTGCCGTGCTGTCGATGATCGTGGTATTTTTTGCGTTGTTGAGTTTCAAACAATCCAAGGTCTGGCAAGATGACGCAGCACTTTTTACGCACGGGGTCAAGGTGGAGCCTCGGAGTGGCACGGCGCACACGAATCTGGCAACACTCTATCGGATGCAGGGCGAGGATGATCTGGCATTGGTGCATTACCAAAAGGCCTTACGGTTGCATGCCAGCCAGCACATCGTCTGTTACAACATGGCTCAGATATATGCCGGGCGGAGTGAATGGGGCGAGGCCGTGCACTGGTGTCGCCAATCGATCAAGCAGTATCCGGATTATGCGCGTGCACATAACCTATTAGGACGTTTGCTGCAAAAGCGGGGGGGCAGTTTTTCCGAGGTGTTGGCGTCTTATGAGAGAGCGTATCAGCTGGATCCAGAGCGTGTCCGCTTTGCCATGGATTATGCGCGAAACCTGGCCAGAGCGAAACGTTACACCGAGGCGAAAGAAGTGCTTCTCGATACCTTGAACCGAGACAAGGGGAGTCGGCTAGAACGCGAACAAATCACGGCTATGTTGCAGCGCTTGGAGACATACCGTTAA
- a CDS encoding PEP-CTERM sorting domain-containing protein, producing the protein MMKTRTILTIAAFLPAASFAKWDVVGIGSTHDDDYSVTAYERDKDGSYKIDKKTGLPKEKTKNYTGGLGGTSRVDAGQVQVFNTINPTGIGDATSTFLGVSDQAGEWWVATDSMSPWNNFVKETDTSTQPSFHMTNDVAAGSSFFVGLSMQHEMQEYTSEFRVANNLFPIGTEVYFGLRRNTTPSVLYLDNGVLPAAGQDGHIAVEQNLTRNGFYNPDSMEGNIAAMPDAELFGTREQFEWIHYDVGASPSDGSADDIIFTIKKTGNPSVDGVDANLIVTDWVALFVLPDDQPGIDLEDDWTNADGTLKGGVPVSETDGLDDLVFSWTVDGKGGTVGTPRWDPPGDDEPIPDTPLTQLVPEPSSVAMLLTGFGFLCFRRKRSAA; encoded by the coding sequence ATGATGAAAACGAGAACGATATTAACGATTGCTGCCTTCTTGCCGGCCGCTTCCTTTGCGAAGTGGGATGTGGTAGGTATAGGCTCTACTCACGATGATGATTATTCTGTCACTGCCTATGAGCGTGACAAAGACGGATCATACAAGATTGATAAAAAAACGGGACTTCCCAAGGAGAAGACCAAAAATTACACGGGAGGACTAGGGGGGACGAGTCGGGTTGATGCAGGTCAAGTTCAAGTTTTTAACACCATTAACCCCACGGGAATAGGGGATGCCACATCCACCTTTTTAGGGGTTTCGGATCAAGCCGGAGAATGGTGGGTTGCCACCGATTCCATGTCTCCTTGGAATAACTTTGTCAAAGAAACGGATACCAGTACCCAGCCTTCTTTTCATATGACGAATGATGTGGCGGCTGGCAGTTCTTTTTTTGTTGGATTGAGCATGCAGCATGAAATGCAAGAGTATACTTCGGAGTTTCGGGTTGCTAATAATCTATTTCCAATAGGAACAGAGGTTTACTTTGGCTTACGCCGTAATACAACTCCATCGGTTCTGTATTTGGATAATGGAGTGTTACCCGCGGCAGGACAAGACGGTCATATTGCGGTAGAACAAAACTTGACCCGGAACGGGTTTTATAACCCGGATTCAATGGAAGGTAATATCGCTGCGATGCCTGATGCCGAATTATTTGGGACACGAGAGCAATTTGAATGGATCCATTATGATGTGGGTGCTTCTCCCTCCGATGGCAGCGCTGATGATATCATTTTCACTATTAAGAAAACAGGAAACCCTTCGGTTGATGGAGTGGATGCGAATTTGATTGTGACGGATTGGGTGGCCTTGTTTGTTTTACCTGATGATCAACCTGGAATTGATTTGGAAGATGATTGGACCAATGCCGACGGTACCCTTAAAGGCGGTGTCCCTGTCTCGGAGACTGATGGCTTGGATGATTTGGTGTTTTCTTGGACTGTGGATGGTAAGGGAGGAACCGTGGGAACACCACGCTGGGATCCACCTGGGGATGATGAGCCCATCCCAGATACACCACTGACACAACTCGTGCCTGAGCCGTCTAGTGTGGCGATGCTTTTGACTGGATTTGGCTTCTTATGCTTCCGCCGTAAACGGTCAGCCGCTTAA
- the rfbC gene encoding dTDP-4-dehydrorhamnose 3,5-epimerase, protein MPSPDHQTHTEARLEGVLLLDRTRHLDERGWFEVLDDPVLHERMGELGMSWQQWNMSHSKQGVLRGLHYQEKPYGQAKLIRVVRGRIWDVVVDLRKKSPTFGRWQGFELSADEPQALFISEGFAHGFVTLSEEAELIYAVSRPRHESSERVLRWDDPDLAIPWPVEGPSLSERDHLASLCIRGL, encoded by the coding sequence ATGCCATCCCCCGACCATCAGACTCATACCGAGGCACGACTCGAGGGCGTGCTCTTGCTTGACCGCACTCGCCATCTGGACGAGCGAGGATGGTTCGAGGTGCTCGATGACCCGGTATTGCATGAGCGTATGGGAGAATTGGGCATGTCTTGGCAGCAGTGGAACATGTCTCACTCCAAGCAAGGGGTTCTGCGCGGATTGCATTATCAGGAAAAACCATACGGCCAAGCGAAGCTCATTCGTGTGGTGCGTGGCCGGATCTGGGATGTGGTCGTCGATCTGCGCAAGAAATCACCTACTTTCGGTCGTTGGCAGGGTTTTGAGCTTTCCGCTGATGAGCCTCAGGCTTTGTTTATTTCGGAAGGCTTTGCCCACGGCTTTGTCACTCTCAGTGAGGAGGCTGAGCTGATCTATGCCGTCAGTCGGCCGAGACACGAATCCAGCGAACGGGTGCTGCGCTGGGATGATCCTGATCTCGCCATCCCATGGCCTGTTGAAGGGCCGTCTTTGTCTGAGCGGGACCACTTGGCATCCCTTTGTATTCGTGGATTATAA
- a CDS encoding FAD-dependent oxidoreductase — protein MNTTKVNEKQVVVLGAGVCGLYAALTLLRRGYQVTVIEKESVPGGLAAGHQRAGNHYDLGVHMLHAFDQEIFDDCAAAMGDERIEVPLDARIKWAGSHYHYPLRGRDILRGIPPWTLARCLLGLFFAELRSRIGPRDDQDAEEALISLYGVPLYEFFFEDFTHRYWEIHPRELSAEFIRSKMPRLSAVDVVKNLLQKLRLSRSRPSVEGALRFETLHYSASGAETLPRCLAGEVERLGGTLHLQAEVSELHLRKDMVEAVAWLDADGVRHELACSHCLSTLPLPTLLRAIGAGVPADVSQSVARLRYKPIAIYGLLVKKRRCMEALYTYYRDCVFHRVGEPANAGLRVTPDGHTVLIVETTCEMGDAKWSGEEGFYQQVLEDLAAEELCQPDEVVECHLLRSPYGYPVFTKGFESNLQLVQEYLEQFSNLRSCGRQGGFTYPNMHRAMRMGADSALDLIACPSS, from the coding sequence ATGAATACCACGAAGGTAAATGAAAAGCAGGTGGTGGTCCTGGGGGCCGGGGTGTGTGGTTTATACGCGGCCTTAACCTTACTCCGCCGTGGCTATCAGGTGACTGTGATAGAAAAGGAATCGGTCCCCGGGGGCTTGGCAGCAGGACATCAGCGTGCAGGGAACCACTATGACCTTGGCGTGCATATGCTGCATGCCTTTGATCAGGAGATCTTTGACGATTGTGCTGCTGCGATGGGGGACGAGCGGATTGAGGTTCCGCTGGACGCTCGCATCAAGTGGGCCGGTTCGCATTACCATTACCCGCTTCGTGGTCGGGATATTTTGCGAGGGATTCCACCATGGACGCTTGCCCGTTGTTTGCTTGGTTTGTTTTTTGCGGAGTTGAGGAGTCGCATCGGCCCCAGAGACGATCAGGATGCCGAGGAGGCGCTGATCTCCCTGTATGGCGTGCCTTTGTATGAATTTTTCTTTGAAGACTTCACCCACCGCTACTGGGAGATCCATCCGCGCGAGCTGTCCGCTGAATTTATTCGGAGTAAAATGCCGCGCCTGTCTGCGGTTGACGTGGTAAAAAACCTGCTGCAAAAATTACGTCTGTCCCGCTCACGGCCCAGCGTGGAAGGAGCCTTGCGCTTTGAAACTTTACATTATTCAGCGAGTGGAGCTGAAACGTTGCCCAGATGTCTGGCCGGGGAAGTCGAGCGATTAGGGGGGACATTGCATTTGCAGGCAGAGGTTTCGGAGCTGCACCTCCGTAAGGACATGGTTGAGGCCGTGGCTTGGCTGGATGCCGATGGGGTGAGGCACGAGCTTGCTTGCAGCCACTGTTTGTCCACCCTTCCCTTGCCCACCTTGCTTCGGGCGATAGGGGCGGGTGTTCCGGCGGATGTGAGTCAGTCGGTGGCACGGCTTCGCTACAAGCCGATTGCCATTTATGGATTACTCGTCAAGAAGCGTCGTTGCATGGAGGCTCTATACACTTATTACCGTGATTGTGTGTTTCACCGGGTAGGAGAGCCTGCGAATGCGGGGCTTCGTGTTACCCCTGATGGACACACGGTGTTGATTGTGGAAACAACCTGCGAAATGGGTGATGCCAAGTGGTCGGGGGAAGAGGGCTTTTATCAGCAGGTGTTGGAGGATCTCGCGGCAGAGGAACTCTGCCAGCCTGATGAGGTGGTTGAGTGTCACCTATTACGATCACCCTATGGATACCCGGTGTTCACCAAAGGTTTTGAATCAAATTTGCAGCTCGTTCAGGAGTACCTTGAGCAGTTCTCCAATCTACGATCCTGTGGACGTCAGGGGGGATTTACCTACCCGAACATGCACCGGGCAATGCGGATGGGGGCTGATTCCGCGCTTGACCTGATTGCGTGTCCCTCGTCATAG